A section of the Triticum dicoccoides isolate Atlit2015 ecotype Zavitan chromosome 7A, WEW_v2.0, whole genome shotgun sequence genome encodes:
- the LOC119332679 gene encoding auxin-responsive protein IAA25-like isoform X1 has protein sequence MQLPEMNGSSLNSAILHKAILTSVQELLHARYTRERKENTNFTVPPQQTLPDGWTMLQTQVVVKYQSYSLGEAMKSSSVAPSLKQKQGDASKLQDGVPNNLELRLGISSDNGLSSGGGGATTPWLGVGVHPWSLSARQDKAALEQPQQRPNECPAHREDRPQLVGWPPVRTFRKNLSATSTRPAYSGDLSKVEPCYEEEDHGNINTGVSVQERPAMFVKVNLEGYAVGRKIDLKAHHGYGSLSGALQSMFHGFLSDGHGRIATREDEEQLEYHKGKGTMKNYILLYEDNEGDRMLVGDVPWELFVASVKRLYIAKDPRADKSNKK, from the exons ATGCAGCTCCCTGAAATGAATGGTTCTTCATTGAACTCAGCCATTTTGCACAAGGCAATTTTAACATCAGTACAAGAGCTGCTGCATGCAAGATATACACGAG AACGCAAGGAGAACACAAATTTTACTGTGCCACCACAACAAACACTTCCTGATGGTTGGACAATGTTGCAG ACACAGGTAGTAGTGAAGTACCAGAGCTACAGCTTGGGAGAGGCCATGAAGAGTTCTTCAGTTGCACCAAGCCTGAAACAGAAGCAAGGAGATGCTAGCAAACTGCAGGATGGTGTCCCCAACAACCTTGAGCTTAGGCTTGGCATCTCTTCAGACAATGGCCtgagtagtggtggtggtggtgctactACTCCATGGCTTGGTGTTGGAGTGCACCCTTGGAGCCTGTCCGCCAGGCAAGACAAGGCAGCCCTGGAACAACCTCAGCAGAGGCCTAATGAGTGTCCTGCCCACAG AGAAGATCGACCTCAACTGGTCGGATGGCCACCGGTGCGCACATTCCGCAAGAACCTGTCTGCCACATCCACGAGGCCTGCATATTCTGGAGACCTGAGCAAAGTGGAACCATGCTATGAAGAAGAAGACCATGGAAACATAAACACTGGAGTTTCAGTACAAGAGAGGCCAGCCATGTTCGTGAAGGTGAACCTGGAAGGGTACGCTGTTGGGAGAAAGATTGACCTGAAGGCACACCACGGCTACGGCTCGCTGTCCGGTGCTCTGCAGAGCATGTTCCATGGCTTCTTGTCAG ATGGCCATGGGAGGATTGCAACCAGAGAGGATGAAGAGCAGCTGGAATATCACAAGGGCAAGGGCACGATGAAGAACTACATCCTTCTGTACGAGGACAACGAGGGCGACCGCATGCTCGTCGGTGACGTTCCGTGGGA GCTGTTCGTCGCTTCGGTGAAGAGGCTCTACATTGCCAAGGACCCTAGAGCTGACAAAAGCAACAAGAAGTAG
- the LOC119332679 gene encoding auxin-responsive protein IAA25-like isoform X2, with the protein MLQTQVVVKYQSYSLGEAMKSSSVAPSLKQKQGDASKLQDGVPNNLELRLGISSDNGLSSGGGGATTPWLGVGVHPWSLSARQDKAALEQPQQRPNECPAHREDRPQLVGWPPVRTFRKNLSATSTRPAYSGDLSKVEPCYEEEDHGNINTGVSVQERPAMFVKVNLEGYAVGRKIDLKAHHGYGSLSGALQSMFHGFLSDGHGRIATREDEEQLEYHKGKGTMKNYILLYEDNEGDRMLVGDVPWELFVASVKRLYIAKDPRADKSNKK; encoded by the exons ATGTTGCAG ACACAGGTAGTAGTGAAGTACCAGAGCTACAGCTTGGGAGAGGCCATGAAGAGTTCTTCAGTTGCACCAAGCCTGAAACAGAAGCAAGGAGATGCTAGCAAACTGCAGGATGGTGTCCCCAACAACCTTGAGCTTAGGCTTGGCATCTCTTCAGACAATGGCCtgagtagtggtggtggtggtgctactACTCCATGGCTTGGTGTTGGAGTGCACCCTTGGAGCCTGTCCGCCAGGCAAGACAAGGCAGCCCTGGAACAACCTCAGCAGAGGCCTAATGAGTGTCCTGCCCACAG AGAAGATCGACCTCAACTGGTCGGATGGCCACCGGTGCGCACATTCCGCAAGAACCTGTCTGCCACATCCACGAGGCCTGCATATTCTGGAGACCTGAGCAAAGTGGAACCATGCTATGAAGAAGAAGACCATGGAAACATAAACACTGGAGTTTCAGTACAAGAGAGGCCAGCCATGTTCGTGAAGGTGAACCTGGAAGGGTACGCTGTTGGGAGAAAGATTGACCTGAAGGCACACCACGGCTACGGCTCGCTGTCCGGTGCTCTGCAGAGCATGTTCCATGGCTTCTTGTCAG ATGGCCATGGGAGGATTGCAACCAGAGAGGATGAAGAGCAGCTGGAATATCACAAGGGCAAGGGCACGATGAAGAACTACATCCTTCTGTACGAGGACAACGAGGGCGACCGCATGCTCGTCGGTGACGTTCCGTGGGA GCTGTTCGTCGCTTCGGTGAAGAGGCTCTACATTGCCAAGGACCCTAGAGCTGACAAAAGCAACAAGAAGTAG